Below is a genomic region from Spirosoma radiotolerans.
CGGGACTAAACGTATCGGCACCCACGACCTTGCTTTTGTCTACTTTTGCGATGCCTATAATGTGCCGCAGCGACGAGGCCGAAAACAGTGGAATGTTATACGTTTTAGACGCTTCGTAAATGGCAATGGCATCGGCCAACGAAGCCGCAACGGGTTTATCGATGAACACGCGCTTACCCGCTTTCAATACCAGTAGCGCCTGTTCCAGGTGAAGCCGACCGTCATTGGTTTCCAGCAAGACCACATCAACTTTTTTGAGTAAGTCGCTGATGGAGCTCACGATTTCGACGTTCTGCTTTTTAACTTCTTCGGTGTAGGCTGGAACGCGCGAGGTGCTGCTTTCGATATCTTTACTGCCCTGTGGGTAGGCCGCTACGACTTTATATTCCAGGAAACTGGCCTTCGCGTCCGGCGCATTCAGTGCCTTAACAAAGGCGGTGCTATGCGACGTATCCAGCCCAATGATGCCTACCCGTTTCCCCGTTGCCACGGTGGGTCTGGCCTGAAGCAGGGTAGGGGCCAGCAGTAAAGCCGCGTAGCTTATGGATGTCTGTTTCAGAAATGTTCGTCGACTGGATGCTGATGGGTTCATGGAATCTAGGAGCGTTTTTATTTACACTTTTGCCTGTGTATTTCCACCTTTGGTCATCGAAATGTCGACGGGTTTGTTCCTCTGCCAGGACCCACCCGTAAAGTCGGGCACATCAATTGAATTGGATCGATGCGCTACTGACCAGGCACTCAATGGGCCAACTGAGCTCCACAAGGCAGCATCATAGACATCCTGATCGAGCGGCAGACCGTTTCGCAGGCAGTCGATGGTGCGCCAGTCCATCAGAAAATCCATACCGCCGTGACCTCCCACGTTTTTGGCAACTTCCCCCATTTTTTTTACGATGGGCGGCATGTATTTTTCTTCCAGGGCTTTGATCTCCTTTTCATTCATCCACTCGTGGCCCGTCGAATAGCGGGCGGGTTCGGGGTATTTTAGCGCAACACCTTTGGTGCCGCTAACCAGTTGAATGCGTGAATACGGCCGGGGGGACGATACGTCGTACTGCACCATAATGGTCTTCCCCTTTTTGGTTCGGATGGTGGTCGTACTCATGTTGCCGTTGTAAGGCTTTCCGGCATACGGTTTATAGAAATCGTCTTTGGCCGCCAGTTCTTTAGCCATAGTGCCTAGTACGAAATCATTACTCGACATGGAGACCAGATAATCCATTTGATCGCCCCGGTTAATGTTCAGTACCTGGCAAATTGGGCCAAGGCCGTGGGTGGGGTAGAGGTTGCCGGTACGTTTGTACATTTCATCCAGTTCCCACATCTGATAGAAATGCTCTTTCGAGAAGACCAACTCCTGCAGGTTATGGATATACGCTCCTTCGCAATGGGTGATTTCGCCAAAAAAACCCTGTCGAGCCATGTTCAGCGTAAGCTGTTCTGTGAAGTCGTAGCAGCAGTTTTCGGTCATCATACAGTGCTTCTTCGTCCGCTCCGACGTTTCGACCAGTTGCCAGCACTCTTCCAGAGTTTTGGCTGCCGGAACTTCCACGCAAACATGCTTGCCATGATTCATAGAAAATACCGCAATGGGCGTGTGCAGGGCCCAGGGCGTCACGATGTAAATGAGGTCGAGGTCGGTACGTTCGCAGAGTTTTTTCCAGGCATCGGGACTGCCCGAATACAGTTGCGGGTGGTGGCCATTGGCTTCTATTTTTTTGAGCGCGAGGTTCACGCGTTCGGGCCGCAAGTCGCAAAGGGCTTTTATCTCGACACCTTCGATTTTATTCATCCGCTCCACGGCCCCCATGCCTCGGTTCCCGATCCCCACAAATCCAATGCGGACAACATCGAGTTTTGGGGCGGCATATCCACTCATGTTGAAGGCCTGCGGAGGAGTTTTACTGGCTTGTTTACCAATGGTTTCCAGTTCCTCTGGTGTAGTTGCGTAAGCGGCAAATGGGCTGGCGGCTACCAGGCCCAAACCACTTAAGCCTGCCGTTTTTAAGAAATTTCTTCGCGTGTTTTCCATGTTCGTTTTGTGTGTCTATGCGTTAGCAAAAAGACTATCACCTAAAAAGGCGGGTGTATATCCCTTATCCGCAGCCCATTTTACTGCCGCCAGAATACGATCCCGGAAGTCGGGCTGATAGGCTTCATAGAAAGGGTAGAAATATTGTTCGTGAACGAGTAAATCGACAAAGGGCGGCAGCCCGGATGGCTTGTTTGCGTAGCTGTCCAAATGCGGAACAATAGCTGAAAGCTCTGTTTTGTCGATGACGATGCTGCTTCGGATGAAAGTGATGTCTTCCTGATTATCGTGCCAGACGAACCGCTTTTTCATATGCCGTCGTTGTTCCACGTTCAGGTAGTACGAAACGGGTGGCAACTCATCATCGACATTGAAATAGCCCAATTGCCCGACGTAGCCCGCATCACGCAGGGCTCGTGAGCCTTCAACCGTCGATTCTCCCCAATGCAGCGTTGTTACTGGACCCATCACGGCCTCGCCCGCAAATCGTAGAATCTGCTCCTTTACGATGGCGCAGTCGTGTTTTACCTGCTCATAACCAGCCTGTTGATAGGGCCGGTCGGGGAACTCACCCCAGGCGTGGAAACTTAGCCGGAGCCAATCGGCATTCGCCTGCCATTCCGCTTTGAAGCGGTCTGGAAACTGCGACAGGTTGAAACCCTCCGTCTGGTAAAAAAGGTTGAGGTGGATTTTGGTGCCGTAGGTGGTATGGACCTGCTTCAAAAAGCGTAAATACGGATTGTCGAACAGCGACTGATAATTGTCTTTCTGCTGGTAAATATCCCGCAGAAACCAGATGTTGTCGTCAATCGACAGACGGTAATGTCCCGCAAAATTGGGAAGCCAGTACACCTGAATCGACTTGCTTTCTGCCGTGGTGCAGTCGTGAACGGTAATCGTATTCTTGTACTGGTTCAATCGCACTTTTCCCGAAAAGACACCCTGATCAAAACTCGCTCTGGTCCCATTAATGGTTAGCGAATGAGACGATGGTGCCGAGAGTTGTACGTCAATTTCCAGGCCGTCGGAAGTCGTCACGCCATCGCGGGCATGCAGCATATCGCCATCAATAGGACTTGAGAACTGGATGGTAGTAGTCATGGAAATTAAAAGTCTGGGGTAAACATCAACTCAAACGATCTCAGGGGTTCGGTTTTTTTCTGAATCTTATAATCCAGTAGTTTCAAATGCAGCTTTCGCCAGAGGCCAAAATCTACATCGAAGCGGCCCAGCATGGTGTTCAGTCGGTATGGCATATTTTCTGAGAGCCAGGCCTGCGCATACGCCCGCTTGAGTTCGCCCGTTTCGTCCATGGCATCGACCAGCAGGCTGTGGCAGGGATAGGTCAGATCATAGAATACGTAATCATCTTTCTTTTGGGCCATTATCCCATCATTCCAGCGATCCGTAATGGCTTTAGCCCATAAAAACCGACTGGCCGAATAGTTGATCAACCGGGCCGAAACCAGCATCGACTGAATGAAACTGGTGTCGGCCGGGCTGGCCCGCTGAAGGGCGCTGATGAGCCGTGCCTGGGCCTCCTCGGTATGCGTGCGCACCTGCTCAAAATCGGCTTTGTGCTCGTTCGTGTTGGCCAGATAGTAGGCCGAAAAAGGATTCGACCAGCTTTCCACGAGGGTGCCGCGGGGAAGGCTTTGGGTGTTCTTTCCCAGGCACTTTTCGAGAAATTGACCGGCTATTGCAATATGATCGAAAGCGGCCTGCATATCCTGCGTTAGGGCCGGGTAGACGACCGCGCTATACTTTTCGGTAAAGGTAATCTTGTCAGGCACAGTGCCCTGCCAGGCCGCAATGCAGCCATAGGCCATAAACAGCCAGGAGGCCCGGACAAAGGGCTCGACAGAGTCGGTCCAGACGGAGGTGATAAAGCCCAGTGTGTTGTGCCGAAGGCCCGCTTTCAGGCACAGATTTATGTTCTCGTAGGTATAGTCGGACGCCGGGTAAATATGCCCCCAGCCAGAAACGGCAGGCTGGATGAAAAACGGTTTCTTCTCCTTCAGAACCGGATTCAGGTAATTGTTGATGGCCGTTGTATCGGGCGAATATTCCCAGATAACCGGGATCACATCTTTGGGGAACTTAGCCAGAATGTTCGGGTAAAACGCATTCATATCCGTCCAGGCCAGGAGCGTTTTGCCGTACTGTTTGAACTCGTTGCTCACGAAACTGAGCTGCTGGATATACAGGGCTTCGGGGTCGAGTTTAGCTGGGGCTGCATTGGCTAGTCGCTTTGTTTCCCACGTTTCGTCGAAGCCAACGTGAATGAACGGGCTTTGAAACAGCGTCGTGTATTGCTTTATCCAGTTTTTTAGCAGAGTCTGTACAGCGGGGTTTCGCGGGTCGAGTTCATGTCCGTAATGCCCGATAGCCAGCGATGCGTATTTCTCGTTGCGGATCAACTCGTGCAGGTGTCCGTAGAAATTAACGAACGGAATCACATCCATGTGGCGCTCGCGGGCGTAGGCAATGATCGTTTTGATCTGCGCCTGCGAATAACTCGCCTTGTAATTCAGGGTTGAATAACCATCCAGTTGGATACTGACCTCATTGTAGAAGTAATATTGGTTGGTTTTCCAGCGGGCTAAAAAGTCGATCTGTTTTTTGATTTCATCGACCGTCAACAGGCCGCCATGCGCAAAAT
It encodes:
- a CDS encoding Gfo/Idh/MocA family protein, translated to MENTRRNFLKTAGLSGLGLVAASPFAAYATTPEELETIGKQASKTPPQAFNMSGYAAPKLDVVRIGFVGIGNRGMGAVERMNKIEGVEIKALCDLRPERVNLALKKIEANGHHPQLYSGSPDAWKKLCERTDLDLIYIVTPWALHTPIAVFSMNHGKHVCVEVPAAKTLEECWQLVETSERTKKHCMMTENCCYDFTEQLTLNMARQGFFGEITHCEGAYIHNLQELVFSKEHFYQMWELDEMYKRTGNLYPTHGLGPICQVLNINRGDQMDYLVSMSSNDFVLGTMAKELAAKDDFYKPYAGKPYNGNMSTTTIRTKKGKTIMVQYDVSSPRPYSRIQLVSGTKGVALKYPEPARYSTGHEWMNEKEIKALEEKYMPPIVKKMGEVAKNVGGHGGMDFLMDWRTIDCLRNGLPLDQDVYDAALWSSVGPLSAWSVAHRSNSIDVPDFTGGSWQRNKPVDISMTKGGNTQAKV
- a CDS encoding Gfo/Idh/MocA family protein is translated as MNPSASSRRTFLKQTSISYAALLLAPTLLQARPTVATGKRVGIIGLDTSHSTAFVKALNAPDAKASFLEYKVVAAYPQGSKDIESSTSRVPAYTEEVKKQNVEIVSSISDLLKKVDVVLLETNDGRLHLEQALLVLKAGKRVFIDKPVAASLADAIAIYEASKTYNIPLFSASSLRHIIGIAKVDKSKVVGADTFSPAVLEKTHPDFYWYGIHGVETLYTVMGTGCKQVVRVHTDGTDIIVGTWADGRVGTVRGTRTGKHDYGGTVFTQTGNLVLGPYGGYEPLLQDIITYFETGEVPVTPEETIEIFAFMEAADESKRRGGAAVTLESIMAKAKK
- a CDS encoding beta-N-acetylhexosaminidase, giving the protein MKTLWISCIIVCCWRFTASAQQRPTLLPAPQSIHYGQGELPVQKLSVFVAPNATADVVFALNQLRNLLAERSGKPVLVSPSASASTIRYSVKSAGQELPGTNEATNGNTRERYTLTITQKGIDITAQTSTGLYYAVQTIRQLIRGQGTKTSLPLVTISDQPRLAYRGVMMDFAHGGLLTVDEIKKQIDFLARWKTNQYYFYNEVSIQLDGYSTLNYKASYSQAQIKTIIAYARERHMDVIPFVNFYGHLHELIRNEKYASLAIGHYGHELDPRNPAVQTLLKNWIKQYTTLFQSPFIHVGFDETWETKRLANAAPAKLDPEALYIQQLSFVSNEFKQYGKTLLAWTDMNAFYPNILAKFPKDVIPVIWEYSPDTTAINNYLNPVLKEKKPFFIQPAVSGWGHIYPASDYTYENINLCLKAGLRHNTLGFITSVWTDSVEPFVRASWLFMAYGCIAAWQGTVPDKITFTEKYSAVVYPALTQDMQAAFDHIAIAGQFLEKCLGKNTQSLPRGTLVESWSNPFSAYYLANTNEHKADFEQVRTHTEEAQARLISALQRASPADTSFIQSMLVSARLINYSASRFLWAKAITDRWNDGIMAQKKDDYVFYDLTYPCHSLLVDAMDETGELKRAYAQAWLSENMPYRLNTMLGRFDVDFGLWRKLHLKLLDYKIQKKTEPLRSFELMFTPDF